ATATAATATTAAGCCTGGCTCAAAGGTATATATTACCATTTTTGATTCTTTAAGTACAACGATCAGAAAAAACCCTGAAGCGACTATTGAAGCGTTTATTAATGTCTTTAAAGATGATCCTGAAAGTGTTTTAATTGTCAAGACCCATAATCTCGACAGAAGTAAGGATGCACAAAAAGTAGTGGAAAAATATGCAGGCATTTCGAATATTATCATTATTGATGAACATTTCTCGAAAGAAAAGCTGCATTCCCTTATTCAGAAATCTGATGTTCTGATCTCGCTGCATGGTTCCGAAGGATTTGGCCTTACAATGGCTGAAGCGATGTCTTACGGGAAAATTGTTGTTGGAACAGGATACTCCGGAAATCTGGATTTTATGAATGTGAACAACAGCTTCCTTGTTCAGTATAGTTTTATTAAAACTTCCAATACAAAAGGATTAATTGCTGAAGGCCTCACTTTGGCAAAACCTGATTTGCAGGATGCTACCCAAAAGCTTTTGTATATAAAAAACAATTTCGGGTCTTTACACGCTGTTAAAGAAAGTGCAGAGGCTCAGATCAGAGATCATTTTTCTCTTGAATCTATAGGAAATCTGCTTCAAATACGATTGTCTTTTATCGACCAGATGGATAAAAAAGAAAGCAGCACAGAAAATAGTGTAGGAAATGTATTCTATCTTGCTGAAATAGACCGATTGAGTGGCAGAGTGAATTACCTGGAAAAAACACTCTACAATAAAATCAGGAAAAAAGTAAATATCTTTTTAAAGAAAGTTAAAGGTAAAAAATAAAAAGAGCGATGGATTTATCTGGATCCATCGCTCTTTAATTTTATTATCAATTATTTCTTTTGTTTTCTATTTCTTAAATACATTTTGACACCATATATCCACTGAATGGGTTTGCTTTTTTTATAAATTCTAAGGTCTTTTTTCAGAAATAAACTATCGGCATATAATTTTATTAATGCAGATCTGCTTTGCTGAATTTTACCTCCCGAAATAAGCTCTTCAGATCTTTCCCTGATCAATTTCCCTACTCCTTCAAGAGAGAAATCATGAGTGATTGTTTTGCGTGCATTCTCAGATTTCACTTTGACATCTTCCCCACCCTGATATATTTTTTTCAGATATTCAGAAGCTTTTTCCAGTGAAGGTTCAGACCAGATGGTATTAGAATCATAATTAAGGTCGTCTGAACCGTAAGAAACTTTTTCTGCAATTACGAGAAAACTGTTTTCAGAATTCATAAACTCCAGATTTCCGGAATACGCGGTAGCAATAACAGGCTTCCCAAAATACATGGCCTCAGCCATTGTCAGTCCAAAACCTTCAGATCTGTGAAGAGAAATATAGCTGTCACAGTTACTGATCACATAGTTCAGTGCATTTTTATCAAAAATCTTTTCTACTACTTTAATCTTCACCGAGTCACCGATTGCCTCTTTTATCTGTTGTTTTTCTAAAGAAAATTTATCTGATTTAGAGGTTTTAACGGTTAAAAAAGCATTATTGTCTTTTCCGTCAAATGTTTCTCTGAAAACCTTAATCAGGTTGAGTACATTCTTCCGCTGTATGGAACTGTTATAATCAAAGATGAATAAAAAATTAAAGTAATCTTCGTTATAAAAATTCAAAGCATCAGGATCTTGCGTCTCTTTCAGGTGAATATCAATCGGATGTGGAATTACTTTTACGGGAGATGCTATATATTTTTCAATACATTTTTTACAATATTCTGAAGGGGTCCAGACTTCATCGAAAAGATTAATATTCAGAAGGTAATCCTCAGGAATAGTCTCTGATTCCCAGGCCATATAAAGAATATTATATTTTCTTTCAAAAAAAGAATAGTCAAAATATTCGAAGAAATTTGAAATTTCCGAAACAGAGGGTGAAACCTGAATTAAATTAATAGGATATTCTGCTTTATTGGAAAACTGAGTAAACGTCTGGTCATTATTGTTATGATTGGTTCTCACATCATAGTTGATCAGACTGATAGGCATGCCTGCGCTCTGTATGGCCTTACAATTGAGCCTTGTGGCTTCCGCAATACCAAATTCACCATTAATAAATCCAAAAACGTTAATTCCTAAATCTGTCATTTTTATTTTCTAATAATTCAAATAATTAATCTTCCAATGTTTCATAAAAACTATTCTGTTTTTTTTGCTTCTCGAAATTCTTTTTATGAATCAATGACAGTTCATATTTTGCAGGAATTTCCGTAAAGTTTTTATTTCCAAATAAAACTTCATGCACTTTATTTTTCCAGAAGATCTTTTTATTATTCTTTACA
This region of Chryseobacterium culicis genomic DNA includes:
- a CDS encoding glycosyltransferase yields the protein MSLSVNYHGFFDGNFGIAEATRLNAAAMENAGIKVNRISYSSDTLEKSKSDTPSDALINIFHINSNVTHEFFSKNQDINLAGHYNIVYWAWEFPEVSDKTVEFLNIFDELWVPSDFCVNIFTKYTGIPVMRFSHPIQKLAPSDEFNFEEYNIKPGSKVYITIFDSLSTTIRKNPEATIEAFINVFKDDPESVLIVKTHNLDRSKDAQKVVEKYAGISNIIIIDEHFSKEKLHSLIQKSDVLISLHGSEGFGLTMAEAMSYGKIVVGTGYSGNLDFMNVNNSFLVQYSFIKTSNTKGLIAEGLTLAKPDLQDATQKLLYIKNNFGSLHAVKESAEAQIRDHFSLESIGNLLQIRLSFIDQMDKKESSTENSVGNVFYLAEIDRLSGRVNYLEKTLYNKIRKKVNIFLKKVKGKK
- a CDS encoding glycosyltransferase → MTDLGINVFGFINGEFGIAEATRLNCKAIQSAGMPISLINYDVRTNHNNNDQTFTQFSNKAEYPINLIQVSPSVSEISNFFEYFDYSFFERKYNILYMAWESETIPEDYLLNINLFDEVWTPSEYCKKCIEKYIASPVKVIPHPIDIHLKETQDPDALNFYNEDYFNFLFIFDYNSSIQRKNVLNLIKVFRETFDGKDNNAFLTVKTSKSDKFSLEKQQIKEAIGDSVKIKVVEKIFDKNALNYVISNCDSYISLHRSEGFGLTMAEAMYFGKPVIATAYSGNLEFMNSENSFLVIAEKVSYGSDDLNYDSNTIWSEPSLEKASEYLKKIYQGGEDVKVKSENARKTITHDFSLEGVGKLIRERSEELISGGKIQQSRSALIKLYADSLFLKKDLRIYKKSKPIQWIYGVKMYLRNRKQKK